A genome region from Mycobacterium florentinum includes the following:
- a CDS encoding NAD(P)-dependent oxidoreductase, with product MVSEIGFIGLGNMGFPMARRLIGDGHDVIAFDTSGATLDRIVSLGARAASSAKEVADRAETVLASLPSPAVSLEVATGAAGVIEGSRVKRYVDLSTVGSRTSVRIHDLLAQRGIAALDSPVSGGVGGAEKGLLALMVSGPRGEFDVIQPVLESIGRPYYIGAKPGSAQTMKLANNILAANVLVATSEVVVMGVKAGLDPAVMIEVLNAGSGATSASRDKFPRAVLPRTFDYGFATGLMVKDVRLYLDEAKALGVPVDIAETIGRLWEAAALDQGADSDFTTVIKPFEKAAGVTVGGVDDGRTA from the coding sequence ATCGTGTCCGAAATCGGGTTTATCGGGTTGGGAAACATGGGTTTTCCCATGGCACGGCGCCTGATCGGCGACGGCCACGACGTCATCGCCTTCGACACGAGCGGCGCGACACTCGACCGCATCGTCTCGCTCGGGGCCCGGGCCGCGTCATCGGCGAAAGAGGTCGCGGACCGCGCCGAGACGGTGCTGGCCAGCCTCCCGTCACCCGCGGTGTCGCTCGAGGTCGCCACGGGAGCCGCGGGTGTGATCGAGGGCTCCCGGGTCAAGCGTTACGTCGACCTGTCGACCGTGGGCAGCCGGACCTCCGTGCGCATCCATGACCTGCTGGCCCAACGAGGAATCGCCGCCCTCGACAGCCCGGTCAGTGGCGGCGTCGGCGGCGCGGAAAAAGGGCTGCTCGCGCTGATGGTCTCCGGTCCGCGCGGCGAGTTCGACGTCATACAGCCGGTACTCGAGTCGATCGGCCGGCCGTACTACATCGGAGCGAAACCCGGTTCGGCGCAGACGATGAAGCTGGCCAACAACATCCTGGCGGCCAACGTGTTGGTCGCGACGTCAGAGGTCGTCGTGATGGGCGTCAAGGCCGGTCTCGACCCGGCCGTGATGATCGAAGTGCTCAATGCGGGCTCGGGCGCGACGAGCGCCAGTCGGGACAAGTTCCCGCGCGCGGTGCTACCCCGCACCTTCGACTACGGCTTTGCCACCGGCCTGATGGTCAAGGACGTGCGGCTCTATCTCGACGAAGCCAAGGCGCTCGGCGTGCCGGTCGACATCGCCGAGACCATCGGCCGGCTCTGGGAGGCGGCCGCGCTCGACCAGGGCGCCGACTCCGATTTCACGACCGTCATCAAACCGTTCGAAAAGGCGGCCGGCGTCACCGTCGGTGGCGTCGACGACGGCCGGACGGCGTGA
- a CDS encoding carboxymuconolactone decarboxylase family protein gives MDRETYQRGLEIRSAVLGEAYVNRALADADEFTTPLQDLVTEYCWGAVWGRDGLPRKTRSMLNLAMIPILNRPNELRTHIKGALTNGVTREEICEIFLQVAVYAGVPAAVDSFRIAREVFAELDEA, from the coding sequence TTGGATCGCGAAACATATCAACGGGGACTCGAAATCCGCTCCGCGGTGCTGGGCGAGGCGTACGTCAACCGGGCGCTCGCCGATGCCGACGAGTTCACCACGCCCCTACAAGATCTCGTCACCGAATACTGCTGGGGCGCGGTGTGGGGCCGAGACGGCTTGCCCCGCAAGACGCGTAGCATGCTGAACCTGGCGATGATCCCAATCCTGAACCGGCCGAACGAATTACGAACGCACATCAAGGGCGCGCTGACCAACGGCGTTACCCGAGAAGAGATTTGCGAGATATTCTTGCAGGTCGCCGTCTACGCGGGCGTCCCGGCCGCTGTGGACAGTTTCCGCATCGCCCGCGAGGTGTTCGCCGAACTGGACGAGGCCTGA